GAAACCCACTCTCTTCCCACTTATGTAATCCCCCTTATATTTATGTAGTTTACGCTTACAAAAACTCATATACTATTTTACCAAAAATTCTTGGTTGTTCCACATGAATTGTATGACCAGCATGATTAATTGCCTCCCACTTAGCATGTGGTAATAATTTTACCATTTTTTTTGCGACATTGTGAAACTTTATATCATCCATACCTGTTATTAATAATGTTCGATGAGGAAACGAAGATAATTTGTCCCACCATGATGGCTGCGCTCCTGTTCCAAATCCTCTAAGGCTATTAGCTAAGCCAATTGGATTGTTTTCCAGGCGTTGTTTACGAATCAACTCCTTGGTTTGAACAGGTAGTTTCTTCATATTATGAAAAAGTGGGAGGTTTGTCCATTTATCCACAAACCACTCCATTCCATATTGTTCGATCGCTTCAGCTAATTGTTCATCAGTCTTTTTTCTGAGTAGTCGTTCTTGTTCTTTTTCTAAGCCTGGTGAACTGCTCTCTAGTATTAGCTTATCTACTCGTTCAGGGTATGACATTGCTAGTGATAATGCCATTCTACCACCCATTGAATAGCCGAGAACATTCGTTTTTGTTATGTGAAAATTGTTTAGAAGTTGAACCAAATCTAACAAAATAGATTCCATATTGTATCTATTACTATCCATGGGTGATGCTGTATCTCCATGACCTATTATATCTATTAAATAAAGAGTTGACTTAGCTCCCCACATACGAATAAATGGTTGCCAACTCTTGATAGAGCCTGTAAAGCCATGTAACAGTATTAATGGTGGACCTTCCCCTACAATCTCAATATTGTAGAGCACGTTATTTAACTCAATTTTCATGATCTACACCTAAAAAGGCATCAATTTCAGCGACTGCCATGTTCCATAAGGAGCGATGCATTTCAACATTCGTAGTTCTATCAGTTGTTAATTCAATAACGGATAATCCATCAGTGTGAATAGACTGTTGAACCTTTTCTCGAAAGTCGTTCCACTTAGTAACACGGTTAAATTCACCACCATACATATTAACAACATACTCATAATCAAGACCCAAAGGTGTTCCAAATAAAGTCTCAAAATGATTTTGGTGTTGAGCCTGTGGTAAAAATGAAAAAATACCACCACCATCATTATTTATAACAATAATTGTCATATTAAGTTTGTGCATTTTCGCTGCCAACAATCCATTTAAATCATGATAGAATGACAGATCTCCAATGACAAGTACTAGAGGTGAGCAATTTATACTAGCACCGAGTGCCGTAGAAACAATACCATCTATTCCGTTAGCTCCCCTGTTTGCCAATACTCTAATTGATTTATCATTTGTAAGAAAAAAGGAGTCTAGGTCTCTTATTGGCATACTATTTCCTACAAATAATGTAGTGTTATAAGGAAGTGTTTTTGTTAATTCAGAAAATACTTTTCCTTCAAACAAGTTCTCTTCATATTCTAAACCATTCCATATTGATTTTATCATCGCATTCATTTCTATCCACTGTGTTACCCAATGGGATTTTTTATTAAGTTCTTTAATAACATCACTAAGCCCACTACAAAAATTCACTTCATCACAATGAATCATGTCTGAAGCAGATAAAGTTGGCTCTCTCCAGCCCCCTCCGCCATCAATGACTATATGATCAATATGATCAAGCTGTTTTATGTATAATGTTAATGCTTTTGAAACTGGCATTTCACCAAATCGAATAATAACCTCAGGTTTATACAATTGAAGAATTTGTTTATTTCTTAAGATCGTATCATAACTATCAATAATTAGTTCTTTATTATGGTGACCACTTCTAAGTTGAGATAACGGATCAGCGAATATTGGATATTGTAATTTTTCAGCTAGCTCTATTACCGCTTCAGCAAAGGAAGGGTCATCTATGGCTCCACAAATAATTAGCCCTTTCTTCTTAGCTGCTATACGATCGCGAATACTGTCGTATTGATTTGTTGTTAAGCTAGGCGCACCTATTGTAACATTCACATAACTGCCTTGATCATGATGTTCAATTGCTTCCATTAATGGTACAAGTGGTTCTCTAAATGGAAAATTCAAATGAACAGGACCTTTTGGTGCTTGCATAGCTGTTCCTGATGCTCGACTTGCAAAGGTTCTTACATAATTAAGCATTTCAGGTGTATCTTCAGGTATTGCCATCTCAGCAAACCATTTCGTATACTCTCCAAATAATCCAATTTGATTTATAGCTTGTGGTGCACCGATATCACGTAATTCATGTGGTCGATCTGCTGTAAGTACGATTAAGGGAACTCTTGAATAATATGCCTCGACAATGGCAGGCATATAATTAGCAGCTGCTGTTCCTGATGTACATAATATGGCTACTGGCTTTCTTTTCGACTTAGCTATACCTAAAGCAAAAAAAGCGGCTGAGCGCTCATCAATGTTTACATAAACATTCATCATTGGGTGCTCAGCCATTATCATAGCCATAGGTGTGGAACGAGATCCAGGACTAATCACAACATCTGTGACATTGACTTTTATTAATTCATCTACAAAAGCCAACACAAAAGCAGTTAAAGAATTATTATTATTCATTTTCTTCATGACTCATACCCCCTATTGCTGAGAGCATAGGCTTCAGTTTTAATTTAGTTTCTTCATATTCACTTTGTGGATCGGAATCAGCTACAATCCCACAACCAGCGAATAGCGAAGCTTCCTGTCCCTGAAAAAGAGCTGATCGAATAGCTACTGCAAATTCTCCACTATTATTAGCGTCAACCCAGCCGATAGGAGCTGCATACCATCCTCTATCTAATTGTTCAACTTCTCTTATTTTCTTAATAGCTTTATCTGTTGGAAACCCTCCCAATGCAGGGGTTGGGTGAAGCTTTTCCACCATAGATAAAAACGAAATATGATCTTTTACTGTACATATAACAGGTGTATATAAATGCTGAATATGACGCATTTTAAGCAATGTTGGGTGACTAGGAGCTTCTATTGTATTACAGAAGTTTAACATTGCTTTTTTGATCATTTGGACGACAAGCTCATGTTCATGTAAATTCTTTTTATCACATAATAAGGAATTACCAAGCATTTTATCCTCGTTCAATGTTTTCCCTCTTTTGATAGAGCCTGCTAAACATGTAGATAATACCTTACTATTTTCTTTTTTTATTAATCTTTCGGGAGAGGCACCAATAAAACAATCTTCACCACTTTCGAAAGCAAATATATAACTCATAGGCTGCTCAGCTCGAAGATTATTTAGTACAGACGTCACGTTTACTTTACTGTCAAAATGAAGTCTTGTCTCCCTTGCTAACACAACTTTATCTAGCTCACCTTGTTTAATATCTTGTGTTACATTGTCAACAGAATCTATCCAAAGTTCAGGTTCAATTTCAGTTTGACGATATGAATGTTTCCATTTATCATTAGGCTGCCAAGACCATTCTGATTGTAGAATATGTTCCATTTTATTTTCCAAATCCTTTAATATTTCTATAGGATCAGATGAGTGCTGACAAATGATATTAGAAGTTATCCAAGCATCCCCTTTATTTATCGTGAGCATGAGCTCTGGCAATATAAATTTCGCAGGGGGATATTTACCCCATAAAGAAGTTGATTGTTTTAATGGATCAAAGGAAAAACCACCTAACAGAATGGGCCCAGTCCCAAACGGACAAGTTTGTTCTTGCTTAACACAATTAGTTAAAAAGCGTTCCCATTCTTTTTCAACAGTCTCAAATCTATGCTCTTGGGCTACTATTGAAAATACGGTACCTAGCCCGACTAAAATGATTTCATCACTAGGGTCTGTCCAAAAAAAGCGTTCTCCTTCATAGGATTGTTTCGCAGCCTCATAAAATAACAGGGGATCTTTATATGGAGTTTTTTTTACTATACTTGTTAGTATAGGCTTTGTATGTTTTTTCGATCTACTAATTCCTTGTAATAGTTGTTCATACGCAGCAGTTTGTTGTACTGCAACCACAATAATCCCCCCGAATGATGAAACGTTATTCTTATATATAATAAATGCTTAATTCTCTTTCTACTTTAACAAACACACATTTTAAGATACACTTAGTCATATACACTGTCAATATTGGTAATTTCTAAGATATATCCGCTACATTTCTTCATACTTCATATCAAATTTTCTATACGAATCCATTCATTATTATATTACTCTTTTTAAAATAAGAAAACTAAAATGACATACAATTTTCTTTACCTAAAAGTTAACAGCAAAAGTATTTGTCAAAATCCCCTAAAATGATTGACAGGGTCTTACCCTTTTTCTACACTTAATTTGTATTCATAATTTTTTATAGCTCTTTTCGTTAAAATTGTTGCTATTTTACTAAAGCATAGCTAGATGAGGTCTTTTAAAGTTGGAACTTTTTAAAAGCTAACACATCCTCGTTGTATTCGTGCTTTAATTTATATACAACAATCGATATGAAAACAGCCTTTTTTATGTTAAATTTCTCTTTAAGAGGGGAGGAGAAATTATGGAGTCACAAATAAATATGAAACAAAAATCCATAATGCCCAAACAAAATAAAGGATGGAAGGTGTGGTGGAATTTAACAAGGCCACATACACTTACTGCTGCCTTCGTCCCTGTATTTATCGGTACAGCACTTGCTTTAGAGCAAACCCAGATAAATACGCCGCTATTTCTAGTCATGTTAATTGCTTGTATACTCATTCAAGCAGCAACAAATATGATTAATGAATATTTCGATTTTAAACGGGGATTGGACAATGAAGAGTCAGTCGGAATTGGAGGAGCAATAGTAAGAGATGGAGTAAAGCCAAAGACTGTCCTAATAGCCGCTTTTCTTTTGTTTGCTACTGCAACATTTTTAGGTATATATATATGCTTGAATAGTAGCTGGTGGTTAGCACTTATTGGGACAATTTGTATGCTAGCTGGATATTATTATACAGGCGGACCTATCCCGATTGCGTACACACCTTTTGGAGAAATAGTTGCTGGCACATTTATGGGGCTAATTATCATTTTACTTTCCTATTTTATTCAAACTGATACGGTTTCAATAGCAAGTATACTTGTATCTATACCCGTCTCAATATTAGTTGGAGCTATACTGCTTGCAAATAATATTCGTGACTTAGATGGTGATAAAGAAAATGGACGAAATACATTAGCTATTATTCTAGGTAGACCCAATGCAATAAAATTATTAGCTGGTATGTTTATCATCTCATATGGCTGGGTTGTTATCTTAGTGTTAGCTAATATTTCTTCACCATGGGTTTTGTTAGTATTGATAAGTATTCCAAGTGCAATTAAAGCTACAAAGGGCTTCGTTGGAAAAAACATTCCGATACAAATGATGCCCGCTATGAAGGCTACAGCCAAAACAAATACTCATTTTGGTTTTTTACTCTCACTTGGCTTACTATTAAGTTACTGGTTTTAAACACGGCTTATCGTCGTGTTTTTTTTGTGTTCACATCGATTAATGTTTTTTAGTAATGGTATGTTGATTATTAATATGTGAGGGAAACACCGGCTACGGTGTTTCCCTCAACATATTTCAATTAAAAATCTTGTTAATTTCAGGTTTGTCATAATCCAAAATCCAATTATTATACCTGTTATACATACCTCTTATTGTTTCAGGTGAAGTTGCCAATAAATCACAACCTCTGTCATCGTAAACATGATAGATCGTTTTCTTGTTAATATTTATGAAATAAACCCTATGATAAATACTTGGTTTTATTCCTAAATCATGATTGCATAATGCCATTAACAAACGTTTGTATTTAAATTCTGTAGATTTACACTTTAGAGTAAATCTATGTGTTCTATATGTTCCTTGTTCATCATCTTCAGGGAAAATATAGGGTATTATTTGGTGCTTTAACGTATACAATAACGACTTCTCAACATAGGGTGAAAAGTTTGTTAATACTCGCTTAATGTTTTTACCTTGATTAAAATCATTTACATCCATCACTACAAATATATCGTCCGTAGAAGAATGTAGAGCTTCAAATAATGTAATTGCTCTTTGATAGCATCCTAATACATATGGATTATTTGGATAATCATACTTTTTTTCCAGTTTACCCCAAGTTCAAACCGTATGCCCATATCCCAACTATAAAACAAAGGTGGTCTTAGCGCTAAATTAGGGAATGTTTCCTGCATAAAATCGTTTAATTTCATTCCAACACCTCATAAAATTAATCTGCAAATAAGACAATTTTTAATCATTTTTTTCCGCAATAAGTAAACAATAAGAAAAGTAGAGCCTACTAGGTTAGTCTCGCCAAGCATTTAAGGCATAATCATTTGAATGAGCTTTTGTTTTGAAATGGTATGGCGAAGGAACCTAAAGAGGCTACGATGTTGAGCTAGACATAATAATGCTTAAGTGCCCTGTTATCACCCATGCAGGCTGCTCAGTTAAGCGCTACAGGCCAACCACTCGACGCGATTGACACTTGAGCTAGACATTGAATAATATGCCTTGGATATCCAAGCAGGCACTGTCGTTTCGATTATTGACTATACAGGAAGGAGACTAGCTATGCTAACAAAAGACCAATCTTCAGCCTTCCGTTCAAGTTTGATTACTACTAGAAACCAACTTAAGTCCCAACTAAAAGCAAATAATCATTTTAACCTGAAGCTTTCTGACGCACATGATTCAGTTGGTGAATTATCAAGCTATGACAACCATCCAGGTGACTTAGGGACAGAGTTATATGAACGTGAAAAGGATATATCACTTTTAGAACACGTTGAAAAAGAAATAACTGATATCGAAAATGCTCTTGATGCAATAGACAATGGAACATATGGCACTTGCATAGTTTGTGGAAAGGATATACCCATTGAACGTTTACAAGCTCTGCCTACCGCATTACATTGCAAAGAACATAGTCCTGATCAGGCTGTATCTCACAACAGACCTATTGAAGAGGGAGTATTATTACCTCCATATGGGAAGTTTAATAATGATGATAAAGATGCTGTAAGTTTTGATGCTGAAGATTCATGGCAGGAAGTAGCACGTTTTGGTACTTCAGAATCACCATCTGATCTCGTTAATCCACCAGACCACTATAATGATATGTATATTGAATCGGATGAAAACTTAGGTTATGTAGAGGACTATGAGAACTTTGCGGGAACAGATATCGAAGGTAAAAATGTAAAGGTATACCCTAATATACAGCATGAGAAATATGAACAATTGTTAGACGAGGAAGGTATGATGACACCATTTGGTGATTTACTACCTTACGAGAAAAACCCGTACACAGAAGAATCTTTAGAAGATTCAGAATGATACAGATTGATTCGTATTCAAATAAAAAGCCACTTGTGAGTCGAAACAAGAATGGCTTTTTTTATGTAAATTAATTAAAAA
The Bacillus sp. SM2101 genome window above contains:
- the menH gene encoding 2-succinyl-6-hydroxy-2,4-cyclohexadiene-1-carboxylate synthase; translation: MKIELNNVLYNIEIVGEGPPLILLHGFTGSIKSWQPFIRMWGAKSTLYLIDIIGHGDTASPMDSNRYNMESILLDLVQLLNNFHITKTNVLGYSMGGRMALSLAMSYPERVDKLILESSSPGLEKEQERLLRKKTDEQLAEAIEQYGMEWFVDKWTNLPLFHNMKKLPVQTKELIRKQRLENNPIGLANSLRGFGTGAQPSWWDKLSSFPHRTLLITGMDDIKFHNVAKKMVKLLPHAKWEAINHAGHTIHVEQPRIFGKIVYEFL
- the menD gene encoding 2-succinyl-5-enolpyruvyl-6-hydroxy-3-cyclohexene-1-carboxylic-acid synthase is translated as MNNNNSLTAFVLAFVDELIKVNVTDVVISPGSRSTPMAMIMAEHPMMNVYVNIDERSAAFFALGIAKSKRKPVAILCTSGTAAANYMPAIVEAYYSRVPLIVLTADRPHELRDIGAPQAINQIGLFGEYTKWFAEMAIPEDTPEMLNYVRTFASRASGTAMQAPKGPVHLNFPFREPLVPLMEAIEHHDQGSYVNVTIGAPSLTTNQYDSIRDRIAAKKKGLIICGAIDDPSFAEAVIELAEKLQYPIFADPLSQLRSGHHNKELIIDSYDTILRNKQILQLYKPEVIIRFGEMPVSKALTLYIKQLDHIDHIVIDGGGGWREPTLSASDMIHCDEVNFCSGLSDVIKELNKKSHWVTQWIEMNAMIKSIWNGLEYEENLFEGKVFSELTKTLPYNTTLFVGNSMPIRDLDSFFLTNDKSIRVLANRGANGIDGIVSTALGASINCSPLVLVIGDLSFYHDLNGLLAAKMHKLNMTIIVINNDGGGIFSFLPQAQHQNHFETLFGTPLGLDYEYVVNMYGGEFNRVTKWNDFREKVQQSIHTDGLSVIELTTDRTTNVEMHRSLWNMAVAEIDAFLGVDHEN
- a CDS encoding isochorismate synthase, whose translation is MVAVQQTAAYEQLLQGISRSKKHTKPILTSIVKKTPYKDPLLFYEAAKQSYEGERFFWTDPSDEIILVGLGTVFSIVAQEHRFETVEKEWERFLTNCVKQEQTCPFGTGPILLGGFSFDPLKQSTSLWGKYPPAKFILPELMLTINKGDAWITSNIICQHSSDPIEILKDLENKMEHILQSEWSWQPNDKWKHSYRQTEIEPELWIDSVDNVTQDIKQGELDKVVLARETRLHFDSKVNVTSVLNNLRAEQPMSYIFAFESGEDCFIGASPERLIKKENSKVLSTCLAGSIKRGKTLNEDKMLGNSLLCDKKNLHEHELVVQMIKKAMLNFCNTIEAPSHPTLLKMRHIQHLYTPVICTVKDHISFLSMVEKLHPTPALGGFPTDKAIKKIREVEQLDRGWYAAPIGWVDANNSGEFAVAIRSALFQGQEASLFAGCGIVADSDPQSEYEETKLKLKPMLSAIGGMSHEENE
- a CDS encoding 1,4-dihydroxy-2-naphthoate polyprenyltransferase, giving the protein MESQINMKQKSIMPKQNKGWKVWWNLTRPHTLTAAFVPVFIGTALALEQTQINTPLFLVMLIACILIQAATNMINEYFDFKRGLDNEESVGIGGAIVRDGVKPKTVLIAAFLLFATATFLGIYICLNSSWWLALIGTICMLAGYYYTGGPIPIAYTPFGEIVAGTFMGLIIILLSYFIQTDTVSIASILVSIPVSILVGAILLANNIRDLDGDKENGRNTLAIILGRPNAIKLLAGMFIISYGWVVILVLANISSPWVLLVLISIPSAIKATKGFVGKNIPIQMMPAMKATAKTNTHFGFLLSLGLLLSYWF
- a CDS encoding yteA family sporulation protein, encoding MLTKDQSSAFRSSLITTRNQLKSQLKANNHFNLKLSDAHDSVGELSSYDNHPGDLGTELYEREKDISLLEHVEKEITDIENALDAIDNGTYGTCIVCGKDIPIERLQALPTALHCKEHSPDQAVSHNRPIEEGVLLPPYGKFNNDDKDAVSFDAEDSWQEVARFGTSESPSDLVNPPDHYNDMYIESDENLGYVEDYENFAGTDIEGKNVKVYPNIQHEKYEQLLDEEGMMTPFGDLLPYEKNPYTEESLEDSE